A single genomic interval of Oncorhynchus tshawytscha isolate Ot180627B linkage group LG15, Otsh_v2.0, whole genome shotgun sequence harbors:
- the LOC112238921 gene encoding FHF complex subunit HOOK interacting protein 1A-like, which yields MRSLGAEPDDVTDDITEFRKRVLALAQGGEEEEVDFSVFSTDSPEPKDADLEPENSPELTSNSQDRKHGIPFTGPFISVLLSRLENLLENPIPVNLLVTGILSQLAKYPQPLLRAFLLNTHTDPPPNVHTLYQVLVSVRVQIEKYATDQTEFPATVREAWRYLLARDQALKLREFLQDSHSDNRKSVLPNGTQQITQNVPPCPNIPPQARNRVFATVLYAEFLKELAAIAQEHSIVPDSPIED from the exons ATGCGCTCGCTGGGGGCGGAGCCTGATGACGTCACCGATGACATCACAGAGTTCAGGAAGCGTGTGTTGGCTCTggcccagggaggagaggaggaggaggtggacttTAGCGTGTTCTCTACAGACTCCCCGGAACCGAAGGATGCCGATCTGGAACCGGAGAACAGTCCAGAACTGACGAGCAACAGCCAAGACAGAAAACATGGGATACCCTTCACTG GCCCGTTCATTAGTGTTCTGCTGTCACGGTTGGAgaacctgttggagaaccctatTCCAGTCAACCTGCTAGTTACAGGGATCCTGTCTCAGCTCGCCAAATACCCCCAGCCTCTCCTCCGGGCGTTCCTACTGAACACGCACACTGACCCACCGCCCAACGTACACACACTATACCAG gtgctgGTCTCTGTGCGTGTGCAGATAGAGAAGTACGCAACGGACCAGACAGAGTTTCCTGCTACAGTCAGAGAAGCGTGGAGATACCTACTGGCTAGAGACCAAGCACTGAAACTCAGAG agttCCTCCAGGACAGCCATAGTGATAACAGGAAGAGTGTTCTACCCAATGGAACACAGCAGATAACGCAGAACGTCCCCCCATGTCCCAACATTCCTCCGCAGGCCAGGAACAGAGTCTTCGCTACGGTTCTATATGCAGAGTTCTTAAAGGAGTTAGCTGCCATCGCACAGGAACACTCTATAGTACCTGACTCACCGATAGAGGActag
- the LOC121839351 gene encoding FHF complex subunit HOOK interacting protein 1A-like, with the protein MLQLILRYLIPCTHLCVRERRSLKDRDAYSSSAVKFLFLTPSWCPLRLGAVHTHTQHIHWAMGNDVPMSEGDSVGYSRICRTDLLMNVNYLQYLWDARVGIAASLQACLVWSGPYDGEKPAAREEEDGEEREQEIEEKTDQTFNWTSSPSPPLTSPPVTMGNQHRGGDGGRGSVVELEWDDSYEWDDSALPSSSLPLTPPVHIETPQHIQEMRRSAIMLIQGSYVEESDFQDDVLVYNLIAQKDEVEYKPDRRTPQTRKPVVTSLVYRHGTHRREEEGV; encoded by the exons ATGCTTCAGCTCATACTCAg gtatCTGATCCCGTGTACACACCTGTGTGTGAGAGAACGCCGCTCTCTGAAGGACAGAGATGCCTACTCTTCATCAGCTGTTAAAttcctcttcctcactccctcctgGTGCCCCCTGCGCCTCGGAGCCGTACACACTCACACCCAACACATCCACTGGGCCATGGGGAatg acgtTCCCATGTCAGAGGGTGACAGTGTTGGTTACTCCAGGATCTGCAGGACAGACCTCCTGATGAATGTCAACTATCTCCAGTACCTCTGGGATGCTAGAGTTGGGATCGCTGCATCGCTCCAggcctgtctggtctggtctggtccctATGACGGGGAAAAGCCTGCAGCTCGAGAGGAGgaagacggggaagagagagagcaagagatagaGGAGAAGACGGATCAAACCTTTAACTGGACTTCATCTCCCagccctcccctcacctcccccccTGTAACCATGGGAAACCAACAtagagggggagacggagggagggggagtgtggtTGAGTTGGAGTGGGATGATAGTTATGAGTGGGATGATagtgccctcccctcctcctccctcccccttaccCCCCCAGTACATATTGAAACCCCTCAGCATATTCAGGAGATGAGACGTTCGGCCATAATGTTGATCCAAGGCTCCTACGTAGAGGAGTCAGACTTTCAGGACGATGTGTTGGTCTATAACCTCATAgcacagaaagacgaggtggaaTACAAACCTGACCGCAGGACTCCACAGACCAGGAAACCAGTTGTTACCTCGCTCGTTTACAGACATGGAACGCATAGACgagaggaagagggggtg